A single genomic interval of Brevibacillus brevis harbors:
- a CDS encoding winged helix-turn-helix domain-containing protein, with amino-acid sequence MNSTVDNMKISLGEDCYLDIEQEVIVKEGMERALSRTMFKVLRYLAEKMGEERTPTELIRRGWGKNSTIQKDALYVVIKRIRERLEDDPSKPQCLVSNYGKGYVLYPRKKKKALSK; translated from the coding sequence ATGAATTCGACTGTCGACAACATGAAAATTTCTCTTGGAGAGGATTGTTATCTTGATATAGAACAAGAGGTCATTGTAAAAGAGGGAATGGAACGCGCTCTTTCTCGAACGATGTTTAAAGTCTTGCGTTACTTAGCAGAAAAGATGGGAGAAGAAAGGACACCAACTGAATTAATCCGGCGTGGCTGGGGAAAAAACAGCACCATTCAAAAGGATGCTCTATATGTAGTGATAAAACGGATTCGTGAGCGTCTTGAAGATGATCCTTCGAAACCTCAATGTCTAGTTTCCAACTATGGAAAAGGATATGTCTTGTACCCGAGAAAAAAGAAGAAGGCGCTCTCGAAATAA
- a CDS encoding DMP19 family protein produces the protein MSKLDIHDVWFDFAAAFVQKKNASGWNTLTSQEQEIAALWLLEADIYNGGFLQFFCNWGEEAYIYAVRALQAIGAVHALEIIQSGYACIEHLSEDNRLTQLWDIPQFLTEEEAERLDKLDQSFWEDQDRIAEVAHQYYVQQLGIPTPS, from the coding sequence TTGAGTAAGTTGGATATCCATGACGTATGGTTCGATTTTGCCGCAGCCTTTGTGCAGAAAAAGAATGCTTCGGGCTGGAACACACTGACCTCACAGGAACAAGAGATTGCCGCCTTGTGGCTGTTGGAAGCGGATATATATAACGGCGGGTTTTTGCAGTTTTTTTGCAACTGGGGAGAAGAGGCATATATCTATGCGGTACGGGCCTTACAAGCCATTGGGGCAGTACATGCACTCGAAATCATCCAATCCGGCTATGCCTGCATCGAGCATTTATCGGAAGACAATCGCCTCACCCAACTCTGGGATATTCCACAGTTTCTTACCGAGGAAGAGGCAGAACGGCTGGATAAGCTTGATCAGAGCTTTTGGGAAGACCAGGATCGTATTGCTGAAGTGGCACATCAATATTACGTACAGCAGTTGGGAATACCCACCCCATCATAA
- a CDS encoding SMI1/KNR4 family protein yields the protein MDQALIEQLNRWHEEDEHQRIVDLLLTVPEEERDYEAVSRLGRAYNNLGLYDEALDQLKKIAEAGQQDPVWHFRVGFAHYHLKRYEEAAQAFRTSDKLETGNQNTESWLRWSLQKSEKQQRQELRMAAKRAAAVEGSASEEVPFSNMSLEDFWDDSEYAKKAYLSEPPTDELIASIEEELGYKLPASYLALMKQQNGGIPKNTCFPTEDPTSWAEDHIAITGILGIGREKSYSLCGDLGSQFMIEDWGYPDIGVVICDCPSAGHDVVMLDYRACGRDGEPEVIHVDQESDYEITFLAENFEAFIRGLVSEEEYDTSEEDKEAALYKVAHGKFSSLLEELCTPVSEVEQIDQKIRSICSRIVEEKGYFSFHADELSYLMYDVQFWLYTKSYPGTTQEQYLAVYEKMIAFGGEFGQGGYAPGWISEWLDHRKKEGRIVQENGHIRFTEQFTAEVIQQLREA from the coding sequence ATGGACCAGGCACTTATCGAACAATTGAATCGCTGGCATGAAGAAGACGAACACCAGCGAATTGTGGACCTGCTGTTAACCGTTCCCGAGGAGGAACGAGACTATGAGGCGGTCAGCCGACTGGGCAGAGCTTATAACAACTTGGGACTTTATGATGAGGCGCTCGACCAATTGAAGAAAATTGCTGAAGCAGGTCAACAAGATCCAGTCTGGCATTTTCGGGTAGGTTTTGCTCACTATCATTTGAAAAGATATGAAGAGGCGGCACAGGCATTCCGTACTTCTGACAAGCTAGAAACCGGTAATCAGAATACCGAATCATGGCTAAGATGGAGTTTGCAAAAATCGGAGAAGCAGCAAAGACAAGAGCTTCGGATGGCTGCCAAAAGGGCAGCGGCTGTTGAGGGTTCAGCATCGGAGGAAGTCCCTTTTTCGAATATGTCATTGGAAGACTTTTGGGACGACAGCGAGTACGCGAAAAAGGCCTATCTTTCCGAGCCACCCACGGATGAACTGATCGCATCGATCGAGGAAGAGCTGGGTTACAAGCTCCCTGCCTCCTATCTTGCACTAATGAAGCAGCAGAATGGCGGCATTCCGAAAAACACGTGCTTTCCAACAGAAGACCCTACCTCCTGGGCTGAGGATCATATTGCGATTACGGGCATTCTAGGCATTGGCCGAGAGAAAAGCTATTCGCTCTGTGGGGATCTCGGCAGTCAATTTATGATTGAAGACTGGGGATATCCCGACATTGGAGTCGTCATCTGCGATTGTCCTTCTGCTGGACATGACGTTGTGATGCTAGATTACCGTGCTTGCGGGAGAGACGGCGAACCTGAAGTCATCCACGTCGATCAGGAAAGCGATTATGAAATTACTTTCCTGGCTGAAAATTTCGAGGCGTTTATCAGGGGCTTGGTGAGCGAAGAAGAATACGATACCTCCGAGGAGGACAAGGAAGCCGCTCTTTACAAAGTAGCCCACGGGAAGTTTTCTTCGTTGCTGGAAGAGCTATGCACGCCCGTATCAGAAGTGGAACAAATCGATCAGAAAATACGCAGCATTTGTTCACGGATTGTAGAGGAAAAAGGCTATTTTTCTTTTCATGCGGATGAACTCTCGTATCTGATGTACGATGTGCAGTTTTGGCTATACACAAAGTCATATCCCGGTACCACTCAAGAACAGTACCTAGCTGTCTATGAGAAAATGATCGCCTTTGGCGGAGAATTCGGTCAAGGCGGGTACGCCCCGGGATGGATTAGCGAATGGCTGGACCATCGCAAGAAGGAAGGCCGGATCGTACAGGAAAATGGACACATCCGGTTTACAGAGCAGTTCACTGCGGAAGTAATTCAACAACTGCGAGAAGCCTAA
- the cysI gene encoding assimilatory sulfite reductase (NADPH) hemoprotein subunit, whose translation MSENHLLSPNSAPHSDVEDIKRKSDYLRGSLTETLEDRISGSIPEDDNRLMKFHGSYMQDDRDLRNERSKQKLEPAYQFMVRVRAAGGVVTPEQWLMMDDIAQQFANGTIRLTTRQSFQLHGVIKWNMKQVIQEVNEALLSTLAACGDVNRNVMCNPNPYESEVHQEVYEWAKKISNHLDPRTRAYHEIWLDEEKVVDSRDGVEQEPIYGPVYLPRKFKIGIAVPPANDVDVFSQDLGFIAIHEEGRLLGFNVAVGGGMGMTHGDPKTYPQVARVIGFVTPGQVLDVAEKTVMIQRDYGDRAVRKHARFKYTIDDRGIEWFIHELEQRLGWELEQARAYHFEHNGDRYGWVKGSDDNWHFTLFIQNGRVKDEDNYLLKSGLREIAKVHTGDFRLTPNQNLLIGNVTSEKKPEIEQIIQAYGLTDGTTYSALRRNSMACVSLPTCGLAMAEAERYLPTLLDEIELILDEAGLRDEEIVIRMTGCPNGCARPALAEISFIGKAVGKYNMYLGGGFSGNRLNKLYRENIGEAEILNELRPILNRYAKEREEGEHFGDFVIRAGYVKEVRSGLDFHE comes from the coding sequence ATGTCAGAAAATCATTTGCTTTCGCCAAACAGTGCTCCTCACAGCGATGTAGAGGACATTAAACGCAAAAGCGATTACTTGCGGGGAAGTCTGACGGAAACGCTGGAAGACAGGATTTCTGGGTCCATCCCTGAGGATGATAACCGCTTGATGAAATTTCATGGCAGCTACATGCAGGATGACCGGGATCTTCGTAATGAACGGAGCAAACAGAAGCTGGAGCCAGCCTATCAATTCATGGTGCGCGTGCGTGCCGCTGGCGGCGTTGTCACACCAGAGCAATGGCTCATGATGGACGATATCGCCCAGCAGTTTGCCAATGGAACGATTCGTCTGACGACTCGTCAGTCTTTCCAACTGCATGGCGTGATTAAGTGGAATATGAAGCAGGTGATTCAAGAAGTAAACGAAGCCTTGTTAAGTACACTGGCTGCTTGTGGGGACGTCAACCGGAACGTCATGTGCAATCCGAATCCGTACGAGTCGGAAGTTCATCAAGAGGTTTACGAATGGGCCAAAAAAATAAGCAATCATCTCGACCCCCGGACCCGCGCCTATCATGAAATCTGGCTGGATGAAGAAAAGGTTGTCGACAGTCGGGATGGGGTAGAGCAAGAACCGATCTATGGGCCTGTCTATTTACCGCGCAAGTTTAAGATCGGCATCGCCGTACCGCCTGCCAACGATGTTGACGTTTTTTCTCAGGATTTGGGCTTTATCGCCATTCATGAGGAAGGTCGACTGCTGGGCTTCAACGTTGCGGTCGGGGGCGGGATGGGAATGACCCACGGCGACCCCAAAACATATCCGCAGGTGGCGCGGGTGATCGGCTTCGTCACACCAGGGCAAGTATTGGATGTCGCTGAGAAAACGGTCATGATTCAGAGAGACTATGGAGATCGCGCGGTTCGGAAGCACGCTCGGTTCAAATATACGATCGACGACCGCGGTATCGAATGGTTTATTCATGAACTGGAGCAACGACTGGGCTGGGAGCTGGAGCAGGCACGCGCCTATCACTTCGAGCATAATGGCGATCGCTACGGCTGGGTGAAAGGGAGTGACGATAACTGGCATTTTACCCTTTTCATTCAGAATGGACGTGTAAAAGACGAGGACAACTACCTCCTGAAGTCCGGTCTGCGGGAGATTGCCAAGGTGCATACAGGGGATTTCCGCCTGACGCCGAATCAGAACCTCCTCATTGGAAATGTCACCAGCGAAAAGAAGCCGGAAATTGAACAGATCATTCAAGCATACGGGCTCACCGATGGAACGACCTATTCTGCACTGCGGAGAAACTCCATGGCTTGTGTTTCGTTGCCGACTTGCGGACTCGCGATGGCTGAGGCAGAGCGTTATTTGCCAACACTACTGGATGAGATCGAGCTGATCTTGGATGAGGCGGGTTTGCGCGATGAGGAGATCGTGATTCGCATGACAGGATGCCCAAATGGATGCGCAAGACCTGCACTGGCGGAAATCTCTTTTATTGGGAAGGCTGTCGGTAAATACAACATGTATTTGGGTGGCGGTTTCTCCGGTAATCGATTGAACAAGCTGTATCGCGAAAACATCGGGGAAGCAGAAATACTGAATGAACTGCGACCGATCTTAAATCGGTATGCGAAGGAACGTGAGGAGGGCGAACATTTCGGAGATTTCGTCATTCGGGCAGGGTATGTAAAAGAAGTCAGATCGGGACTCGATTTTCATGAGTAG